One window from the genome of Musa acuminata AAA Group cultivar baxijiao chromosome BXJ1-4, Cavendish_Baxijiao_AAA, whole genome shotgun sequence encodes:
- the LOC103982192 gene encoding uncharacterized protein LOC103982192 — translation MGACVSSEAAAVVAASGTAKVILPDGGLREYTRPVTALRVLGKDAARFFVCDADGMEFEGLVSAVGAHEELRPGQLYFVLPRKMLSRPLHAEELAALAVKASAALVGAVAPLVFPAGTAGEEKGRRTRRGGGGGGKFAADLSVIPE, via the coding sequence ATGGGGGCGTGCGTGTCGAGTGAGGCGGCGGCCGTGGTGGCGGCGTCCGGGACGGCGAAGGTGATCCTCCCCGACGGTGGGCTCCGGGAGTATACGCGGCCCGTGACGGCCTTGCGCGTGCTGGGGAAGGACGCCGCCCGCTTCTTCGTGTGCGACGCGGACGGGATGGAGTTCGAGGGGCTCGTCTCCGCGGTGGGCGCGCACGAAGAGCTCCGCCCGGGGCAGCTCTACTTCGTGCTCCCGCGCAAAATGCTAAGCCGCCCGCTCCACGCCGAGGAGCTCGCGGCGCTCGCGGTGAAGGCGAGCGCCGCGCTGGTGGGCGCCGTGGCGCCGCTGGTGTTCCCTGCGGGGACGGCCGGGGAAGAGAAGGGGCGGAGGACGAGGAGGGGAGGTGGCGGAGGGGGCAAGTTTGCGGCGGATCTGAGCGTCATTCCCGAATAG
- the LOC135672684 gene encoding uncharacterized protein LOC135672684, protein MGGCNSCYAAAVVVDGTAKVVLPDGGLREYTRPVTAAHALGKDAACFFVCDADAMEFDAFVSAVGAEEELRPGQLYFVLPRTMLKYPLRAEDVAALALKASDALMGAAGRGAPGPLVFPLEQEDATGGELRVQDEKGKRRIRRGGGGGGSRKFTPDLSVIPE, encoded by the coding sequence ATGGGGGGTTGCAACTCGTGCTACGCGGCGGCGGTAGTGGTGGATGGGACGGCGAAGGTGGTCCTCCCGGACGGCGGGCTCCGGGAGTACACGCGGCCCGTGACGGCGGCGCACGCGCTGGGGAAGGACGCCGCGTGCTTCTTCGTTTGCGACGCGGACGCGATGGAGTTCGACGCGTTTGTCTCGGCGGTTGGCGCCGAGGAGGAGCTACGCCCGGGACAGCTCTACTTCGTGCTCCCGCGGACGATGCTGAAGTACCCGCTTCGCGCCGAGGACGTCGCGGCGCTGGCGTTGAAGGCGAGCGACGCGTTGATGGGGGCGGCGGGGCGGGGCGCCCCGGGGCCGTTGGTTTTCCCATTGGAACAGGAGGACGCGACCGGCGGTGAGCTGCGGGTGCAGGATGAGAAGGGGAAGAGGAGGATACGGaggggcggtggcggtggcggaagCCGAAAGTTTACGCCGGATCTGAGCGTCATCCCGGAATAG